The Desulfobulbaceae bacterium genome has a segment encoding these proteins:
- a CDS encoding Re/Si-specific NAD(P)(+) transhydrogenase subunit alpha — protein sequence MNIAVLKESTAGENRVAIVPDSVKRLIKSGFNICIESGAGDKAGFADSMYEEIGATIEPSLEKLASMSETLIKVQPPTIEEVETYGEDKSLISIIQPFIHPDLINKLNEKKITSFGLDVIPRTTLAQSMDILSSMSTISGYKAVLLAAASINKFFPMLMTAAGTVAPCRVMVLGAGVAGLMACATAKRLGAVVEATDVRPEVKEQVKSVGAKFLEVKSDESGAGEGGYAKEMSDDYKQKQAAMIAKHIAKSDVVIPTALIPGRKAPILITEAHVKSMKPGSVIVDLAAEMGGNCELTEKGKDVVKHGVLIIGNTNLPSSMAFHASQMFSKNIERFLVHLTDEKGFKMDMKDEITAGSIITMGGEIIHAMTKKIMSEAGGN from the coding sequence ATGAACATTGCCGTCCTGAAAGAATCCACAGCAGGAGAAAATCGAGTCGCGATTGTCCCCGACTCCGTGAAACGGCTCATAAAAAGCGGCTTCAACATTTGCATTGAAAGTGGTGCAGGCGATAAAGCCGGGTTCGCTGATAGCATGTACGAAGAAATTGGCGCAACCATAGAGCCATCTCTTGAAAAACTTGCCAGTATGTCTGAAACACTTATAAAGGTTCAACCGCCAACCATTGAAGAAGTTGAAACATACGGCGAGGATAAATCCCTGATCTCTATTATCCAACCTTTTATCCACCCAGACCTGATCAACAAACTTAACGAAAAGAAGATCACCTCTTTTGGACTTGATGTAATTCCACGGACAACTCTTGCTCAGAGTATGGATATCTTAAGCTCCATGAGTACCATATCCGGTTACAAAGCTGTTCTTCTTGCTGCGGCCTCAATCAACAAATTTTTCCCAATGCTTATGACAGCTGCTGGTACCGTTGCACCGTGCCGAGTTATGGTTCTTGGTGCCGGTGTTGCCGGGCTCATGGCCTGTGCAACTGCGAAACGACTGGGGGCTGTTGTTGAAGCTACCGACGTTCGCCCCGAGGTCAAAGAGCAGGTCAAGAGTGTTGGTGCAAAATTCCTTGAAGTTAAGAGTGATGAAAGTGGTGCTGGTGAAGGCGGTTATGCCAAAGAGATGTCTGACGACTACAAGCAGAAGCAGGCTGCCATGATTGCCAAGCATATTGCTAAATCTGATGTCGTCATTCCGACTGCGCTTATTCCAGGCAGAAAAGCACCTATTCTGATTACTGAAGCCCATGTCAAATCAATGAAACCTGGTTCTGTAATTGTCGACCTTGCTGCAGAGATGGGCGGCAATTGTGAACTGACTGAAAAGGGTAAGGACGTTGTTAAGCATGGTGTACTGATTATTGGTAACACCAATCTGCCAAGCTCAATGGCGTTTCACGCAAGTCAAATGTTTTCAAAAAACATTGAGCGCTTTCTCGTCCACCTTACAGATGAAAAAGGCTTTAAGATGGACATGAAAGACGAAATCACTGCTGGCTCTATCATTACGATGGGCGGCGAGATAATACATGCCATGACCAAGAAAATCATGTCAGAAGCAGGAGGAAACTAA
- a CDS encoding glutamate synthase, whose amino-acid sequence MCRLAMKTASEPFSPYSVLQAMEAMQEGYDGSGLGLLLRGVTFADYKYKSGDPILSGIAHTESALYRLNDYMQDKGFTLKYDHEFDTDFSLVEAKDRHQYFVRVYNTPSSWDSFTQEQIDQELMLTRLALRKNGEENNGDLTVFGFWPDVAIIKEVGWPLTIGDALRLSDNRISSRICMAQGRQNTNYGINLYACHPFFVQGIATMTNGENTAFIPIKEYLSGVHWPGYTGYQSDSEVFAHILHYVIRKLKLPLEAYKHVITPLNSVELSNHPQGDFLKGLRDVCRRLIIDGPNCVMGTLPDETTIMCMDSKKLRPATIGGNPGEWALASEMCGVDAMIPERDKSLDFQPMRENSIIVPPDRKEYKIWSQFDPFPLHQAA is encoded by the coding sequence ATGTGTCGTCTTGCAATGAAGACAGCATCTGAGCCATTCTCTCCCTACTCGGTACTTCAGGCAATGGAGGCCATGCAGGAAGGATATGACGGCAGCGGTTTAGGACTTCTGCTTCGAGGTGTGACCTTTGCCGACTATAAATATAAGTCTGGCGATCCAATACTTTCAGGAATTGCTCATACTGAAAGTGCCCTGTATCGACTTAACGATTACATGCAGGACAAAGGTTTCACACTTAAATACGACCACGAGTTTGACACCGACTTTTCGCTTGTCGAAGCCAAAGATCGGCACCAGTACTTCGTCCGCGTCTACAATACCCCTAGCAGTTGGGACAGTTTTACGCAGGAACAAATTGACCAGGAACTCATGCTCACCCGACTGGCACTGCGTAAAAACGGCGAAGAAAATAACGGAGACCTGACCGTGTTTGGTTTCTGGCCTGACGTTGCCATAATCAAAGAAGTTGGCTGGCCACTCACTATTGGCGACGCCCTTCGCTTGAGCGATAACAGAATATCCTCTCGAATCTGTATGGCACAGGGCCGTCAGAACACCAACTATGGCATTAATCTTTATGCCTGCCACCCCTTCTTTGTTCAGGGTATTGCCACAATGACCAATGGTGAAAACACCGCTTTTATTCCAATCAAAGAGTATCTGTCCGGGGTGCATTGGCCTGGATACACCGGATACCAAAGTGATTCAGAGGTGTTTGCCCACATTCTTCACTACGTTATTCGTAAACTTAAATTACCTTTAGAGGCATACAAGCATGTCATTACTCCTCTAAATTCCGTTGAACTGAGTAATCATCCTCAGGGCGACTTCTTGAAAGGGCTCAGGGATGTCTGCCGACGCTTAATTATCGACGGACCAAACTGTGTTATGGGTACCTTACCCGATGAAACAACAATCATGTGCATGGACTCCAAGAAATTACGTCCGGCTACTATAGGCGGAAATCCTGGAGAATGGGCCCTGGCCTCTGAAATGTGCGGTGTTGATGCAATGATACCCGAACGAGACAAATCTCTTGATTTTCAACCAATGCGCGAAAACAGTATTATTGTTCCACCTGACCGAAAGGAGTATAAGATATGGTCTCAATTCGATCCATTCCCTCTACACCAAGCAGCTTAA
- a CDS encoding NAD(P) transhydrogenase subunit alpha, translating into MDGSILIGLYIFVLALFAGAELISKVPPTLHTPLMSGSNAISGIAILGALMAAGNAKEMNITSIIGMLAVIFATINVVGGYMVTDRMLQMFKKKEKVTK; encoded by the coding sequence ATGGACGGCTCCATACTCATAGGACTCTACATATTTGTTCTTGCGCTGTTTGCCGGTGCTGAACTTATTTCAAAGGTTCCGCCAACTTTACACACCCCTTTGATGTCCGGCTCAAATGCTATTTCAGGTATCGCTATACTTGGTGCTTTAATGGCTGCCGGCAATGCAAAGGAGATGAATATAACTTCAATTATCGGTATGTTAGCTGTTATCTTTGCAACAATTAACGTTGTTGGCGGTTACATGGTAACCGACCGCATGCTACAGATGTTCAAAAAGAAAGAGAAAGTAACTAAGTAA
- a CDS encoding 4Fe-4S binding protein, with translation MVSIRSIPSTPSSLTYHDLPWIIEHREDRCQLCGRCTSVCPKECLQLTYRRQRMPRLDILQKKRGSDYKTFVGIRQKTDLDHRCIGCGMCSMVCPNEAIGPKPNANDERARFHSYQKLDAAKRGGRRNDRSSLLDQIMFNRISMLTDPALDAGRHEFYLNTILGRILSPEEYLRRKQTGEWIPPTREIFPFIIGSMSFGALSPNMWLGLLQGVAYCNEVLGIPVVMCTGEGGCPPWVLKSKFLKYIILQIASGYFGWDEIIRAIPEMQCEPAAIEIKYGQGAKPGDGGLLMWFKVSQLIARLRGVPQGVDLPSPPVHQTLYSIEESVMKMIQTLSMAWDFKVPVYPKISGSTSAKSVLNNLVRNPYAAALLIDGVDGGTGAAYNISMQATGHPIASNLRECYLDLVAQGKQNEIPLFAAGGVGKNGNVAQNGMALIMLGASGVHIGKYIMQAAAGCLGSEKDRCNVCNVGICPKGITSQNPKLYRRLNPDDVAQRVVDVFSGIRIEMKKIMAPLGRSQCLPIGMSDALGIADKDVADKLQIKYVC, from the coding sequence ATGGTCTCAATTCGATCCATTCCCTCTACACCAAGCAGCTTAACATACCACGATCTTCCCTGGATAATTGAGCATCGCGAAGACCGATGCCAGTTGTGCGGGCGTTGCACGTCTGTCTGCCCCAAAGAGTGCCTTCAGCTGACCTATAGACGTCAACGAATGCCTCGTCTGGATATACTTCAGAAAAAACGTGGCAGTGACTACAAAACATTTGTGGGAATTCGTCAAAAAACCGACCTCGACCATCGTTGCATCGGTTGTGGCATGTGCTCCATGGTTTGCCCTAATGAAGCCATTGGCCCTAAGCCAAACGCCAATGACGAACGCGCCCGTTTCCATAGTTACCAGAAACTCGACGCGGCAAAACGTGGCGGTCGACGTAATGACCGTTCCAGCCTCCTTGATCAGATCATGTTCAATAGAATCTCAATGCTCACTGACCCTGCCCTTGATGCCGGGCGGCATGAGTTCTATCTGAACACCATTCTTGGCCGTATTCTTTCACCAGAAGAGTACCTGAGGCGCAAGCAAACCGGTGAGTGGATTCCTCCTACCCGTGAGATCTTCCCCTTCATTATCGGCTCAATGTCCTTTGGAGCCCTGTCACCTAATATGTGGCTCGGTCTCTTGCAGGGTGTCGCTTATTGCAATGAAGTTCTGGGGATACCAGTCGTAATGTGTACCGGTGAGGGTGGTTGCCCTCCCTGGGTTTTAAAAAGTAAATTTTTAAAATATATCATTCTACAGATCGCTTCCGGTTATTTTGGCTGGGATGAGATTATCCGTGCAATTCCAGAGATGCAGTGTGAACCTGCAGCTATTGAAATAAAATACGGTCAGGGCGCCAAGCCTGGTGATGGCGGACTTCTCATGTGGTTCAAGGTCAGCCAGCTCATCGCTCGATTACGCGGAGTGCCTCAAGGAGTCGATCTGCCGTCACCTCCTGTCCACCAGACGCTGTATTCAATTGAGGAAAGTGTAATGAAGATGATTCAGACACTTTCAATGGCCTGGGATTTCAAAGTCCCGGTTTATCCCAAAATATCAGGATCAACCTCAGCTAAATCTGTTTTAAACAATCTGGTTCGTAATCCCTATGCAGCTGCTCTGCTTATAGACGGTGTTGATGGTGGTACAGGTGCCGCCTATAACATCAGTATGCAGGCAACTGGTCATCCGATAGCCTCTAATCTTCGTGAATGTTATCTTGACCTAGTAGCCCAGGGCAAGCAAAACGAGATCCCTCTCTTTGCTGCCGGGGGTGTCGGTAAAAATGGAAATGTTGCGCAAAATGGTATGGCTCTCATTATGCTTGGTGCCTCTGGCGTGCATATCGGCAAGTACATTATGCAGGCTGCGGCTGGCTGCCTTGGCAGTGAGAAAGACCGTTGCAATGTCTGTAATGTTGGTATTTGCCCTAAAGGTATTACCAGCCAGAACCCTAAATTATATCGACGACTTAATCCAGATGATGTAGCACAGCGAGTCGTTGATGTTTTCTCCGGCATTCGAATTGAAATGAAAAAAATCATGGCGCCTCTCGGCCGATCTCAATGCTTACCAATCGGCATGTCAGATGCTCTTGGAATAGCAGACAAGGATGTTGCTGATAAACTGCAAATTAAATATGTCTGTTAA
- a CDS encoding leucyl/phenylalanyl-tRNA--protein transferase — MPVFQLSDSIFFPPPELAREDGLLAIGGDLSPERLLMAYQMGIFPWYSQGEPILWWSPTPRLILQPHKFHLSKRLARELKKGAFSITADTVFSEVINNCSKPRAGQSNSTWITKEMRAAYCTMHERGYAHSIESWHKGELVGGVYGISLGGVFFGESMFATKSNASKAALYALSQKLALWDFDFIDCQMHTSHLSSLGAEEISGPQFFSTLQKSIFRSDHRGKWTL; from the coding sequence ATGCCCGTTTTTCAACTTTCTGACTCTATTTTTTTCCCCCCACCTGAGCTTGCCCGTGAAGACGGTCTGCTCGCTATAGGAGGGGATTTATCACCGGAAAGGCTCCTCATGGCCTACCAGATGGGAATCTTCCCATGGTACTCCCAAGGTGAACCGATTCTCTGGTGGTCCCCTACCCCACGACTGATCCTGCAGCCCCACAAGTTTCATTTATCCAAACGATTGGCCCGAGAACTCAAAAAAGGTGCATTCTCTATTACCGCAGACACGGTATTCAGTGAGGTAATTAACAACTGTTCAAAACCACGCGCTGGTCAATCGAATTCAACATGGATTACCAAAGAGATGAGGGCGGCCTATTGCACAATGCATGAACGTGGCTATGCACACTCAATTGAATCGTGGCATAAAGGTGAACTCGTTGGCGGCGTTTATGGGATTTCACTGGGCGGCGTTTTTTTTGGCGAATCAATGTTCGCTACGAAGAGCAATGCCTCGAAGGCGGCACTCTATGCCCTTTCGCAAAAGCTTGCCCTGTGGGATTTTGATTTTATTGATTGCCAAATGCACACCAGCCATCTTTCTTCTTTAGGGGCTGAAGAGATATCAGGCCCTCAATTTTTTTCAACTTTGCAGAAATCAATTTTTCGCTCTGATCATCGGGGGAAATGGACTCTGTGA
- a CDS encoding NAD(P)(+) transhydrogenase (Re/Si-specific) subunit beta — translation MLSQNFINFTYLISAILFMLGLRNLSSPATARLGNKLSMSGMSLAIIATLMVSGLSFKFIIIGIIIGTIIGAYSAIKVKMTSMPEMIALFNGCGGAASALVALSEFQLKGDLYGAGMVSQIGGFSMTTLLLSVIIGTLTFTGSIIAYAKLQGIISGQPITYTGQQFVNGLIVLATVALSVMIYQDPTNITFFYLVIGLSLLLGVLSVIPIGGADMPVVISLLNSYSGVAVSMTGFALNNNALIIVGSLVGASGIFLTMIMCEAMNRSLANVLFGAFGTVSEGAAQAAADGPGGSVKGYEIEDVITVLENATSLIIVPGYGMAAAQAQHAVRELGDYLEEEGVEVRYAIHPVAGRMPGHMNVLLAEADVSYDQLFAMEDINDDFSSTDVVLVIGANDVVNPAAKTNESSPIFGMPVLNVEEAQTVIVLKRSMNPGFAGIENELFLKDNTMMLFGDAKKSIQDLVSHLKG, via the coding sequence ATGTTAAGCCAAAATTTCATTAACTTTACATATTTAATTTCAGCTATTCTTTTCATGCTTGGGCTGAGAAACTTGAGTTCCCCAGCCACAGCACGACTTGGCAACAAACTTTCAATGAGCGGTATGAGCTTGGCGATTATCGCAACCTTAATGGTATCCGGCCTATCATTCAAGTTCATTATAATCGGCATTATTATCGGTACAATTATTGGTGCATATTCCGCTATAAAAGTTAAGATGACCTCAATGCCGGAGATGATTGCCCTTTTTAACGGGTGTGGCGGTGCGGCATCCGCTTTGGTTGCACTTTCTGAGTTCCAGCTGAAAGGTGATCTATACGGCGCCGGCATGGTATCCCAGATCGGCGGCTTTTCAATGACCACCCTGCTCTTATCTGTGATTATCGGCACATTGACCTTTACCGGCTCAATCATTGCCTACGCTAAGCTTCAGGGCATTATTTCCGGCCAGCCTATTACCTACACAGGTCAACAGTTTGTTAACGGCCTGATCGTCCTTGCCACTGTCGCCCTTTCTGTCATGATCTACCAAGATCCAACAAACATTACATTTTTCTACCTGGTCATAGGTCTCTCTCTATTGCTGGGTGTATTATCCGTTATACCAATCGGTGGCGCCGACATGCCGGTCGTTATTTCACTTCTTAATTCATACTCCGGTGTTGCGGTCTCCATGACAGGGTTCGCCCTAAACAATAATGCCTTGATTATTGTCGGCTCACTTGTTGGGGCATCAGGAATTTTTCTGACCATGATCATGTGCGAGGCCATGAACCGCTCTCTGGCCAATGTTCTTTTTGGCGCCTTTGGGACAGTTTCTGAAGGTGCCGCCCAGGCAGCTGCGGATGGTCCTGGCGGTTCGGTTAAAGGCTACGAGATTGAAGACGTTATAACCGTTCTTGAAAATGCGACATCACTTATCATTGTGCCAGGTTACGGAATGGCTGCGGCACAGGCTCAGCACGCAGTGCGTGAACTTGGTGATTATCTCGAAGAAGAAGGTGTTGAGGTTCGATATGCAATTCACCCAGTCGCAGGACGAATGCCTGGCCACATGAATGTGCTTTTAGCTGAGGCCGATGTCTCCTACGACCAGCTCTTTGCCATGGAGGATATTAATGACGATTTCAGCTCAACTGATGTCGTTCTTGTCATTGGTGCTAATGATGTCGTTAATCCGGCCGCTAAAACCAATGAAAGCAGTCCAATTTTTGGCATGCCTGTTCTCAATGTCGAAGAGGCACAAACCGTTATTGTTTTGAAGCGAAGCATGAATCCAGGCTTTGCAGGAATAGAAAACGAACTGTTTCTTAAGGACAACACCATGATGCTCTTTGGTGATGCAAAAAAATCTATTCAAGACCTTGTTTCACATCTTAAAGGATAA